One genomic region from Bradyrhizobium icense encodes:
- a CDS encoding PLP-dependent aminotransferase family protein, whose protein sequence is MDDLLPGMLHLARDSGATLTRQLTDQLRHLITKGRLAPGQRLPSSRQLAQSLALSRNTVSFAIEQLAAEGYLSLAAGRRPVVAAGLSLDRRKMSPRSSRAGSERMVLSSWARSLQRADWPPVHDGRPRPFQPGLADEREFPHDVWSRCLRRAARNAPLRRDRPINHRPLQEALLGHLVVHRGIKAKADQILIVPTAQSGLTLVADALLERGDHAWIESPGYGGANVALHAAGATVSAIPLDAQGMAIISSRKETPRLIFVTPSHQYPTGRLMPIGRRLELLRFAEATGACIIEDDYDGEFHYEARPVAALQGLATSPRVFYLGTFSKATYADIRFGYLVVPEALIEVFERAQRHTGMLTSITMQDALAEFIASGAYLGHIRRMTRLYKSRRDRMLRALAAEAGDRLATEAPAGGMQLLARCSGPVNDRQLSARLLDAGVASRPLSSMMYHRTNEQGLFLGFAAWNEKEIDQAARILGRILR, encoded by the coding sequence GTGGACGACCTGCTGCCCGGGATGCTGCATCTGGCGCGCGACAGCGGCGCGACGCTGACGCGCCAGCTCACTGACCAGTTGCGGCACCTCATCACGAAAGGACGCCTCGCGCCCGGCCAGCGCCTGCCCTCGAGCCGGCAACTGGCGCAATCGCTCGCCCTCTCACGGAACACGGTCTCGTTTGCGATCGAGCAATTGGCCGCGGAAGGCTATCTCTCGCTTGCCGCCGGACGACGTCCGGTCGTCGCCGCAGGCCTGTCGCTCGATCGCCGCAAGATGTCGCCGCGAAGCAGCCGCGCCGGAAGCGAGCGGATGGTGCTGTCGTCCTGGGCGCGCAGCCTGCAGCGGGCGGACTGGCCGCCTGTTCATGACGGACGGCCACGGCCGTTTCAGCCCGGGCTGGCGGATGAGCGCGAGTTTCCGCACGATGTGTGGAGCCGCTGCCTGCGGCGCGCGGCGCGAAACGCACCGCTGCGCCGCGACCGGCCCATCAATCATCGACCGCTGCAGGAAGCGCTGCTCGGGCATCTCGTGGTTCATCGCGGGATCAAAGCCAAGGCCGACCAGATACTGATCGTGCCGACGGCGCAATCCGGCCTGACGCTGGTCGCAGATGCGCTGCTCGAGCGCGGCGATCACGCCTGGATCGAAAGCCCGGGCTATGGCGGCGCCAACGTCGCATTGCATGCCGCCGGCGCGACCGTTTCCGCCATACCGCTCGACGCGCAGGGCATGGCCATCATCTCATCCCGCAAGGAGACCCCGCGGCTGATCTTCGTCACGCCGTCGCATCAGTATCCGACCGGACGGCTGATGCCGATCGGCCGTCGTCTCGAACTGCTGCGTTTCGCCGAAGCCACCGGCGCTTGCATCATCGAGGACGACTACGACGGCGAATTTCACTATGAGGCCCGCCCGGTGGCCGCCCTGCAGGGGCTCGCAACGTCGCCGCGCGTGTTCTATCTCGGCACCTTTTCGAAGGCGACGTATGCGGACATTCGCTTCGGTTATCTCGTCGTGCCGGAAGCGCTGATCGAGGTCTTCGAGCGCGCGCAGCGCCACACGGGAATGCTGACGTCGATCACGATGCAGGATGCGCTGGCCGAGTTCATCGCATCGGGCGCCTATCTCGGCCACATCAGAAGGATGACACGCCTGTACAAGAGCCGGCGCGACCGCATGCTGCGGGCGCTTGCCGCTGAGGCCGGCGACCGTCTCGCGACCGAAGCCCCGGCCGGCGGCATGCAATTGCTCGCAAGGTGCAGCGGACCGGTGAACGACCGGCAATTGTCCGCGCGCCTGCTCGACGCCGGCGTCGCCAGCCGGCCGCTATCGAGCATGATGTATCACAGGACAAATGAGCAGGGCCTGTTTCTCGGCTTTGCGGCATGGAATGAAAAGGAGATCGATCAGGCGGCGCGCATTCTTGGTCGAATTCTGCGTTGA
- a CDS encoding mechanosensitive ion channel domain-containing protein, with product MSHRLLPAILFICALFAFPAFAQPGAAPAAPAEKADVLTPEQAKRALDTLSDDKKRAQVIETLRAVANASQQSQGATPAPEQKSAIPLTADSLGAQLLLTVSEQVREISREVADVARTLTHFRAFYYWFVRTANDPSAYHQLFDIAWKLALVFLCAFAAEWLVFRLIKRPVALLEARLPQAARAPVQTLALADPPSSTADVTAAPEQHRRRLSLARTWQSLVRLPFVLGRLVLELLPVLVFLGIATMLLGTDIGDLATTRLVILAVVNAYALIRGLICLVRALAGPFGLFRVRAETAAYIEIWARRIVTVAVSGIAFANVALLLGLHRAGYAALLRLVMLVVHLFIVVVILQCRRQVADVIRAPAGRDGTAARVRNRVAGMWHYLAIALDLALWAVWALNIRNGYALLLQYFVGSIAVALIVRLATILVLSLIDRGFRISPDLKRRFPGLETRANRYLPLLRNIVSAAIAFIGFVALLEVWGVNAVVWFYGGQIGSRLLSAVMTIGVAALAAAAIWEITNALLERKINALSREGHYARAARLRTFQPMLRTALLCLIVVVVGLTALSEIGVNVAPLLAGAGIVGIAIGFGSQKLVQDLITGLFLLLENTVQVGDNVTLSGLSGVVENVSIRTLRLRAGDGSVHIVPFSAVTTITNSSRGAGNAAVSVNVAYKEDTDRAGQILKDIVSEMRREPEFQHLIRGDLELWGVDKVDGSMASIVGQIRCTDAGRWPVQREFNRRMKRRFQEYGVEIAPASQTILMQVPAPADAVANAQPRRAAG from the coding sequence GTGTCGCACAGACTCCTCCCCGCGATCCTGTTCATCTGCGCGCTGTTTGCCTTCCCGGCGTTCGCGCAGCCAGGCGCAGCGCCGGCCGCCCCCGCCGAAAAAGCTGACGTCCTGACGCCCGAACAGGCGAAGCGGGCGCTCGATACGCTGTCCGACGACAAGAAGCGCGCGCAGGTGATCGAGACGCTGCGTGCGGTCGCCAATGCCTCACAGCAATCGCAAGGCGCGACTCCCGCGCCCGAACAGAAATCCGCGATACCGCTCACTGCCGACAGCCTCGGCGCGCAACTCCTGCTGACGGTGTCCGAGCAGGTCCGCGAGATCTCGCGCGAGGTCGCCGACGTGGCGCGGACATTGACGCATTTCCGGGCGTTCTATTACTGGTTCGTGCGGACCGCCAACGATCCGTCGGCCTATCATCAATTGTTTGATATCGCCTGGAAACTGGCGCTGGTGTTCCTCTGCGCCTTCGCTGCCGAGTGGCTGGTTTTCCGTCTCATCAAACGGCCGGTGGCGCTATTGGAAGCGCGTCTTCCGCAAGCAGCGCGCGCCCCGGTTCAGACGCTGGCCTTGGCCGATCCGCCGTCTTCCACGGCTGATGTCACCGCCGCGCCCGAGCAACACCGGCGGCGCCTCAGTCTGGCGCGCACCTGGCAGTCGCTGGTCAGGCTGCCCTTCGTTCTCGGACGTCTCGTGCTTGAATTGCTCCCGGTGCTGGTCTTCCTCGGCATCGCCACGATGTTGCTGGGCACCGATATCGGCGACCTCGCGACCACCCGGCTCGTGATCCTTGCGGTCGTCAACGCTTACGCGCTGATACGTGGGCTGATCTGCCTGGTACGGGCGCTGGCCGGACCTTTCGGCCTATTTCGCGTTCGCGCCGAGACCGCGGCCTACATCGAGATATGGGCGCGGCGCATCGTCACCGTCGCCGTCTCGGGGATTGCCTTCGCCAACGTGGCGCTGCTGCTGGGCCTGCATCGCGCCGGCTACGCCGCACTGTTGCGCCTTGTGATGCTGGTCGTGCATCTTTTTATTGTCGTCGTGATCCTGCAGTGTCGAAGGCAGGTCGCCGACGTCATTCGCGCACCGGCCGGCCGCGACGGCACAGCCGCCAGGGTGCGCAATCGCGTCGCCGGCATGTGGCACTATCTTGCGATCGCGCTCGACCTTGCCTTGTGGGCGGTTTGGGCGCTCAACATCCGCAACGGCTACGCGCTATTGCTGCAATATTTCGTCGGCTCCATCGCGGTTGCGCTGATCGTGCGCCTCGCCACCATCCTGGTGCTGAGCCTGATCGACCGCGGCTTTCGCATCAGCCCGGACCTCAAGCGCCGCTTCCCGGGCCTGGAGACCCGTGCCAACCGCTATCTGCCGCTGTTGCGCAACATCGTCTCAGCCGCAATTGCCTTCATCGGCTTCGTCGCGCTGCTGGAAGTTTGGGGCGTCAATGCCGTCGTCTGGTTCTATGGCGGCCAGATCGGCAGCCGGTTGCTTTCGGCGGTGATGACGATCGGCGTCGCCGCGCTGGCCGCGGCGGCGATCTGGGAAATCACCAACGCGTTGCTGGAACGCAAGATCAACGCGCTCTCGCGTGAGGGGCACTACGCGCGCGCGGCGCGGCTGCGCACCTTTCAGCCAATGCTGCGAACGGCGCTGTTGTGTCTGATCGTAGTCGTCGTGGGCCTCACCGCGCTCAGCGAGATCGGCGTCAATGTCGCCCCATTGCTCGCCGGCGCCGGCATCGTCGGTATCGCCATCGGCTTCGGCTCGCAGAAGCTGGTGCAGGATCTCATAACCGGGCTGTTTCTCCTGCTCGAGAACACCGTGCAGGTCGGTGACAACGTCACGCTGTCAGGCCTATCGGGGGTAGTAGAGAACGTCTCGATCCGTACGCTTCGCCTGCGCGCCGGCGACGGCTCCGTGCATATCGTGCCGTTCAGCGCGGTGACGACGATCACCAATTCAAGCCGCGGCGCCGGCAATGCAGCGGTCAGCGTCAACGTGGCCTACAAGGAAGACACCGACCGCGCCGGCCAGATCCTGAAGGACATCGTCTCCGAGATGCGGCGCGAGCCCGAATTCCAGCACCTGATCCGCGGCGATCTCGAGCTGTGGGGCGTCGACAAGGTGGACGGCTCGATGGCTTCGATCGTCGGTCAGATCCGCTGCACCGATGCCGGCCGCTGGCCGGTGCAGCGCGAATTCAACCGCCGCATGAAACGGCGATTCCAGGAGTACGGCGTGGAAATCGCACCCGCTAGCCAAACCATTCTGATGCAGGTTCCGGCGCCAGCCGACGCCGTCGCGAATGCGCAGCCCCGGCGGGCGGCAGGCTAG
- a CDS encoding NAD(P)H-dependent flavin oxidoreductase, which translates to MPSIDLLSRFRDRLSLPLIAAPMFLVSGVELVAAACRNGVIGSFPTVNCRSPEQLDQWLTDIGNRLKAHADASGKQPAPVCANLIVHRSNARLERDIEVLLRHRPEMVITSVGSPAPVLNALHDAGALVFADVASIRHAERAVAAGADGLVLLTAGAGGQTGWLNPFVFVRAVRAFFDGPLVLAGGISDGYALRAAEALGCDLAYMGTKFIATRESMADARYKAMLVASSADDIFLTTAFTGLQTNMLRPSIAAAGLDPDNLPQRGAIDIGKDIDVGAREDRPKRWKDVWSAGHSVSGVAEVLSVDEMIARTAAEYREASTRV; encoded by the coding sequence TTGCCGTCGATTGATCTGCTCTCGCGTTTTCGCGATCGCCTTAGCCTGCCACTGATTGCGGCGCCGATGTTTCTCGTCTCCGGCGTCGAGCTGGTGGCAGCCGCTTGCCGCAACGGCGTGATCGGCTCGTTTCCCACGGTGAATTGCCGCAGTCCCGAACAGCTTGATCAATGGCTGACGGACATCGGCAACCGGTTGAAGGCGCATGCGGATGCCAGCGGCAAGCAGCCAGCGCCGGTCTGTGCGAATTTGATCGTGCATCGCTCCAATGCACGGCTGGAGCGGGATATCGAAGTGTTGCTGCGCCACCGGCCGGAGATGGTCATCACCTCGGTCGGCTCGCCCGCGCCGGTGCTCAATGCCTTGCACGATGCCGGCGCGCTGGTGTTTGCCGACGTCGCCTCGATCCGCCATGCCGAGCGTGCGGTCGCTGCCGGTGCCGACGGGCTGGTGCTGCTGACGGCGGGGGCCGGAGGCCAGACCGGCTGGCTCAACCCCTTCGTGTTCGTGCGCGCGGTGCGCGCCTTCTTCGATGGACCTCTGGTCTTGGCGGGCGGCATCTCGGATGGCTACGCGTTGCGCGCAGCGGAGGCGCTCGGCTGCGACCTCGCCTATATGGGTACCAAGTTCATCGCCACGCGCGAGAGCATGGCGGACGCGCGCTACAAGGCGATGCTGGTCGCCAGCAGCGCCGACGATATCTTTCTGACCACGGCGTTCACGGGGCTGCAGACCAACATGCTGCGGCCGTCGATTGCGGCTGCCGGCCTTGATCCCGATAATCTGCCGCAGCGTGGCGCGATCGATATCGGCAAGGACATCGACGTCGGCGCGCGCGAGGACCGCCCCAAACGCTGGAAGGACGTCTGGAGCGCAGGCCATTCCGTCTCGGGCGTGGCGGAGGTGCTCTCCGTCGACGAGATGATTGCGCGCACAGCGGCGGAATATCGGGAAGCTTCCACGCGCGTATGA
- a CDS encoding AMP-binding protein: MGNPLYAFPAACEQTLRALARYPERTAFAWPGGSITYRGATDMIGRMQSVFMQLGFQPGTRVAFLTANRADTWCAGVAAQLSRFAITWLHPLGSLHDQLFQLEDSEAQMLVVDGLTFRDRGGELAAKATGVKTVFTLGPAGYGADLLQAIEAAGSATARNFAGPDDIATLNYTGGTTGKSKGALRHHREYGGWSSAILADFEIPDTPRYLTVAPISHVAGTKVLPTLMRGGTVHMLKGFDPEAVFKTIEREEINFTLFVPTMIYVMLDHPSLDRTDLSSLELLLYGASAMSPSRLVEGIERIGPVFSQLYGQTECYPVSVLRKADHDPRTPELFLSCGFPIAACQVKILDNDDQEVATGEAGEICVRGTHVMAEYWKRPDTTAETLKNGWLHTGDIARSDERGYMFILDRKKDMIVSGGFNIYPREVEDVLSQHADVAMVAVVGVPDDKWGEAVTAVIVAREGARPNPDELIDLVRAKKGSAHAPKHIKFVNELPMTGVGKVDKKVLKAGFWTGRERMVG; this comes from the coding sequence ATGGGCAATCCGCTCTATGCGTTTCCGGCGGCATGCGAGCAGACATTGCGGGCGCTGGCGCGCTACCCGGAGCGCACGGCGTTCGCCTGGCCGGGCGGATCGATCACCTATCGCGGCGCGACCGACATGATCGGGCGCATGCAGAGCGTCTTCATGCAGCTCGGCTTCCAGCCCGGCACGCGCGTCGCGTTTCTCACCGCCAACCGCGCCGACACCTGGTGCGCCGGCGTTGCCGCGCAGTTGTCGCGATTTGCGATTACCTGGCTGCATCCTTTGGGTTCGCTGCACGACCAACTGTTTCAACTCGAAGATTCCGAAGCGCAGATGCTGGTGGTGGACGGGCTCACCTTCCGCGACCGCGGCGGCGAACTCGCGGCCAAAGCGACCGGCGTAAAGACAGTGTTCACGCTTGGCCCCGCCGGTTACGGAGCCGATCTCTTGCAGGCGATTGAAGCCGCAGGCAGCGCCACGGCACGCAACTTCGCCGGTCCCGACGACATCGCCACGCTCAATTACACCGGCGGCACCACGGGCAAATCCAAGGGCGCACTGCGCCATCACCGCGAATATGGCGGGTGGTCCAGCGCGATCCTCGCCGACTTCGAGATTCCGGATACCCCGCGCTATCTCACCGTCGCGCCGATCAGCCATGTCGCGGGGACAAAAGTGCTGCCGACGCTGATGCGTGGCGGCACCGTGCACATGCTGAAGGGCTTTGATCCCGAGGCCGTGTTCAAGACCATCGAGCGCGAGGAGATCAATTTCACGCTGTTCGTGCCGACGATGATCTACGTCATGCTGGATCATCCCTCGCTCGACAGGACCGACCTCTCCTCGCTCGAATTGTTGCTGTACGGCGCCTCTGCGATGTCGCCCAGCCGGCTGGTCGAAGGTATCGAGCGGATCGGGCCGGTGTTCTCGCAGCTCTACGGCCAGACCGAATGCTATCCGGTATCCGTGCTGCGCAAGGCCGACCACGATCCCAGGACGCCGGAATTGTTCCTGTCCTGCGGTTTCCCGATCGCCGCCTGCCAGGTGAAGATCCTCGACAATGACGACCAGGAAGTCGCAACCGGCGAGGCCGGCGAAATCTGCGTGCGCGGCACGCATGTGATGGCCGAATACTGGAAGCGGCCGGACACGACCGCGGAGACGCTGAAGAACGGTTGGCTGCACACCGGCGACATCGCGCGGTCAGACGAACGCGGCTACATGTTCATCCTCGACCGCAAGAAGGACATGATCGTCTCCGGCGGCTTCAACATCTATCCGCGCGAGGTCGAGGATGTCCTGTCGCAGCACGCCGACGTCGCCATGGTCGCCGTGGTCGGCGTACCCGACGACAAATGGGGCGAGGCGGTTACGGCTGTGATCGTGGCGCGCGAGGGTGCCAGGCCGAATCCGGACGAGTTGATCGACCTCGTGAGGGCGAAGAAGGGCTCGGCGCACGCGCCCAAGCACATCAAGTTCGTTAACGAGTTGCCGATGACCGGCGTCGGCAAGGTCGACAAGAAGGTGCTGAAGGCGGGCTTCTGGACCGGCCGGGAGCGGATGGTGGGCTAG
- a CDS encoding GFA family protein produces the protein MRLRGGGFTLKIAPSSFGPTMNSVQPVLPMTGGCSCGAIRYEISSFPLLLYTCNCTDCQTASGSAFALNMPVATKDFRVLKGEPKGWRRPSPTGADVTSWFCGDCGGRIYGERAGWPESINIRAGTLDETRWLNPAAHMFMRSAQSWVQPAANAECHEIGPSDFRPLAEKWRAMWPEFFPRT, from the coding sequence ATGAGGTTGCGCGGGGGCGGCTTCACGCTTAAGATTGCACCGTCTAGCTTCGGCCCGACCATGAATTCGGTGCAACCTGTTCTTCCAATGACCGGTGGATGTTCGTGCGGCGCGATCCGCTACGAGATATCGTCGTTTCCGCTGCTGCTCTACACCTGCAATTGCACGGATTGCCAAACCGCGTCCGGCAGCGCCTTTGCGCTCAACATGCCAGTGGCGACTAAGGACTTTCGTGTGCTGAAGGGCGAACCGAAGGGATGGCGCCGTCCGTCTCCGACCGGTGCCGACGTCACATCCTGGTTCTGCGGAGATTGTGGCGGTCGAATCTACGGTGAACGCGCGGGATGGCCGGAATCCATCAATATTCGCGCGGGGACACTCGACGAGACCAGATGGTTGAACCCGGCCGCCCACATGTTCATGCGAAGCGCACAGTCTTGGGTCCAACCCGCGGCCAATGCCGAATGCCACGAGATCGGGCCAAGCGATTTCCGGCCGCTGGCTGAAAAGTGGCGGGCGATGTGGCCGGAGTTCTTCCCGCGGACATAG
- the minE gene encoding cell division topological specificity factor MinE, whose product MSLNLLRLFSGRNASAPVARERLQILLAHERGLLGQSDLLATLREEILAVVSKHVVLDPDKVMVKLERGKTVSTLEVDIEVPNNFDKKALAEKRMAG is encoded by the coding sequence ATGAGCTTGAACTTGCTGCGGCTGTTTAGCGGCCGCAATGCATCCGCCCCCGTTGCGCGGGAGCGGCTGCAGATCTTGCTGGCGCATGAGCGTGGGTTGCTCGGTCAGTCCGACTTGCTGGCCACGCTGCGGGAGGAAATCCTCGCTGTGGTGTCGAAGCACGTGGTGCTCGATCCCGACAAGGTGATGGTTAAGCTGGAGCGCGGCAAGACCGTGTCGACGCTCGAAGTCGATATCGAAGTGCCCAATAATTTCGACAAGAAGGCTCTCGCCGAAAAGCGCATGGCCGGCTGA
- the minD gene encoding septum site-determining protein MinD — translation MAKVLVVTSGKGGVGKTTSTAALGAALAQSGQSVVVVDFDVGLRNLDLVMGAERRVVFDLINVVQGVAKLPQALIRDKRLENLWLLPASQTRDKDALTDEGVGRVIAELKSRFDWILCDSPAGIERGATLAMRYADEAVIVTNPEVSSVRDSDRIIGMLDSKTVRAERGERVEKHVLITRYDPARAARGEMLNIDDILEILATPLLGIIPESQDVLKASNVGTPVTLNNAESAPARAYIDASRRLMGEEVAMVVPAERKGFMNRLLGRRAA, via the coding sequence ATGGCCAAGGTCCTGGTCGTTACCTCGGGCAAGGGGGGCGTTGGAAAGACCACGTCGACGGCCGCACTCGGCGCGGCGCTTGCGCAAAGCGGGCAGAGCGTAGTGGTGGTTGATTTCGACGTCGGCCTGCGCAACCTCGATCTGGTGATGGGCGCCGAACGCCGCGTGGTGTTCGACCTCATCAACGTGGTGCAGGGCGTCGCCAAGCTGCCGCAGGCCTTGATCCGCGACAAGCGGCTGGAAAATCTCTGGCTCTTGCCGGCCTCGCAGACCCGTGACAAGGACGCGCTCACCGACGAGGGCGTCGGCCGCGTCATTGCGGAGCTCAAGAGCCGGTTCGACTGGATCCTGTGCGACAGCCCGGCCGGCATCGAGCGCGGCGCGACGCTCGCCATGCGCTATGCCGACGAAGCCGTCATCGTTACCAATCCCGAGGTTTCCTCGGTGCGCGATTCCGACCGCATCATCGGCATGCTCGATTCGAAGACGGTGAGGGCGGAGCGCGGCGAGCGCGTGGAAAAGCATGTGCTGATCACCCGCTACGACCCGGCGCGCGCCGCGCGCGGCGAGATGCTCAACATCGACGACATCCTGGAAATCCTCGCGACACCTTTGCTCGGCATCATCCCCGAGAGCCAGGATGTCCTGAAGGCGTCCAACGTCGGCACGCCGGTGACGCTCAACAACGCCGAGAGCGCGCCGGCCCGCGCCTATATCGACGCCTCACGCCGCCTGATGGGCGAGGAAGTCGCGATGGTTGTGCCGGCCGAGCGCAAGGGCTTCATGAACCGGCTGCTGGGACGGAGGGCTGCATGA
- the minC gene encoding septum site-determining protein MinC gives MDVRADPTRQLVRLRGRSYVAFVFSPVVPIVEWLAEIDATLARSPGYFVGKPIVLDLSAVDLSSSAIAHLVGSLSERNIRVLGIEGVEEERLAANMPPLLTGGRACVITRSEPTKAEPEPKPKPTSLLLENPVRSGQSIVFMEGDVTVLGSVGSGAEIVAGGSIHIYGTLRGRAMAGVNGNSAARIYCQKIEAELLAIDGYYQTAEEIDVALRNRPAQAWLEGDTMKITPLN, from the coding sequence ATGGACGTCCGAGCGGATCCCACGCGTCAACTGGTCCGGCTGCGCGGCCGTTCCTATGTCGCGTTTGTATTCAGCCCTGTCGTACCAATCGTGGAATGGCTCGCCGAGATCGACGCCACGCTGGCGCGCTCGCCGGGATACTTCGTGGGCAAGCCGATCGTGCTCGATCTCTCAGCCGTCGACCTCTCAAGCTCCGCCATCGCCCATCTCGTCGGCAGTCTCAGTGAGCGCAATATTCGCGTCCTCGGCATCGAGGGTGTGGAGGAGGAGCGCCTCGCGGCGAACATGCCGCCGTTGCTGACCGGCGGCCGTGCCTGCGTGATCACGCGAAGCGAGCCGACGAAGGCGGAGCCCGAGCCGAAGCCGAAACCGACCTCGCTGCTGCTGGAGAACCCGGTACGTTCGGGCCAGTCGATCGTCTTCATGGAAGGCGACGTAACGGTGTTGGGGTCGGTCGGGTCGGGCGCGGAGATCGTCGCCGGCGGATCGATCCACATCTACGGCACGTTGCGCGGCCGCGCGATGGCCGGCGTCAACGGCAATTCTGCCGCACGGATCTATTGCCAGAAAATCGAGGCCGAACTGCTCGCCATCGACGGCTACTACCAGACCGCAGAAGAAATCGACGTCGCGCTCCGCAACCGCCCGGCGCAAGCCTGGCTGGAGGGCGACACCATGAAAATTACACCGCTGAATTAA
- a CDS encoding ABC transporter substrate-binding protein yields the protein MTSHRIALLVGAVLFGIAGSAQAAGDIAIVRDLAGRVGPVIGSAQACRDIARPRIQTIVDKFSQVIREASSNEAERSDLTQVFDRSVADGRAAISSGKIDCTRADRQLADLERSISGPSLSSVIGPSPAAAATAANAATAPTAPVPTGPLPRGIGEKEIRFGIAAPFSGAARELGRQMKLGIETAFNRINDAGGVDGRMLKLFAADDGYEPSRTGEAMKQLYEKDQVFGIVGNVGTPTAVVAIPYALERKMLFFGAFTGANILRNDPPDRYVFNYRASYAEETDAVVRYLVKIRRIPPKQIAVFAQQDSYGDAGFAGVAKAFRALGVNDGAILRLNYARNTVDVEDAVNQLKQQKPPIRAIVMVPTYRAAARFIEKTRDLFPGMIYTNVSFVGSTALAEELKLLGPRYTNGVIVTQVVPAVSGYSSAVLEYKNALAKYFPGEAPDYVSLEGYIAANVLIQGIKRAGPQLDTEKLIDTLETMRNLDLGLGTSLSFGRSEHQASHKIWGTALDESGRFQPIDLE from the coding sequence ATGACCTCGCACCGGATCGCCTTACTGGTCGGGGCCGTGCTCTTTGGTATCGCGGGCAGCGCCCAGGCTGCCGGCGACATTGCGATCGTGCGCGACCTTGCCGGCCGCGTCGGCCCCGTGATCGGTTCGGCCCAGGCCTGCCGCGACATTGCGCGCCCCCGCATCCAGACCATCGTCGACAAATTCTCACAGGTGATCCGGGAAGCCTCGTCGAACGAGGCGGAGCGTTCCGATCTCACCCAGGTGTTCGATCGCAGCGTCGCCGACGGCCGCGCCGCCATCAGCTCGGGCAAAATCGATTGCACCCGGGCCGACCGTCAGCTTGCCGATCTCGAACGCTCGATCTCGGGGCCAAGTCTGTCCAGCGTCATCGGCCCGTCGCCGGCCGCCGCGGCAACCGCAGCGAACGCGGCGACCGCGCCGACGGCCCCGGTCCCGACCGGACCGCTGCCGCGCGGCATCGGTGAAAAGGAAATCCGCTTCGGCATCGCTGCTCCCTTCTCCGGGGCGGCCCGCGAGCTGGGACGCCAGATGAAGCTCGGAATCGAGACCGCCTTCAACCGGATCAACGATGCCGGCGGCGTCGACGGCAGGATGCTCAAATTGTTCGCCGCCGACGACGGCTACGAACCCTCGCGCACCGGCGAGGCCATGAAGCAGCTCTACGAAAAGGACCAGGTGTTCGGCATCGTCGGCAACGTCGGAACGCCGACTGCGGTGGTGGCGATTCCCTATGCGCTCGAGCGCAAGATGCTGTTCTTCGGCGCCTTCACCGGCGCAAACATCCTGCGCAACGATCCGCCGGATCGCTACGTGTTCAACTATCGCGCCAGCTATGCCGAGGAAACCGACGCCGTCGTTCGATACCTCGTGAAGATACGCCGCATACCACCCAAGCAGATCGCGGTCTTCGCCCAGCAGGATTCCTACGGCGACGCCGGATTTGCGGGAGTGGCAAAGGCGTTTCGTGCCCTGGGCGTCAACGATGGCGCCATCCTCCGGCTCAACTACGCGCGAAACACCGTGGATGTGGAAGATGCGGTCAACCAGTTGAAGCAGCAGAAGCCGCCCATCAGGGCGATCGTCATGGTGCCTACCTATCGGGCCGCGGCAAGGTTCATCGAGAAGACGCGCGATCTCTTTCCCGGCATGATCTACACCAATGTCTCCTTCGTCGGCTCTACCGCGCTTGCCGAAGAACTGAAGCTGCTGGGACCGCGTTACACCAACGGCGTGATCGTGACGCAGGTGGTGCCGGCGGTGTCGGGCTATTCATCGGCGGTGCTCGAATACAAGAACGCGCTCGCCAAATATTTCCCGGGCGAGGCGCCGGACTACGTGTCGCTAGAAGGCTATATCGCCGCCAACGTCCTGATCCAGGGCATCAAGCGGGCCGGGCCGCAGCTCGACACCGAGAAGCTGATCGACACGCTGGAAACCATGCGCAATCTCGACCTCGGTCTCGGCACATCGCTCAGCTTCGGCCGTTCCGAGCACCAGGCCTCGCACAAGATCTGGGGCACGGCGTTGGATGAAAGCGGGCGCTTTCAGCCGATCGATCTCGAATGA